GTTTGGTTTTGCCATCTGGTTGAGTCCTCTCGTGAACTTCAATTCCTTTCTCCTACATGACAAAGTTCAGAGAAAAGCAGTGATCGGCAGATCTATTAGTCATGGATAACCCAGAATTGAGAAAGAAACGAGACTAAACTTCCATCACTAAAGAAGTTCTTGAACATTCGACACTGGTCTACAATTCATGCATTAACATTATCTAAAACAAATACAGCTATAACTCTGCAAAAGAACAATTAGCAGTATCACATTATTTTAACCAATTTTCAATTGCTTCACTTCACCTCCTATTAAAATGAAGCTAATGCTTTTGTCTTAAATACTCAATAGTCAATACAAACAGAACAAGAAAACACATGCTGCAATACTGCAGTCCCCTTGAGAAAACTCAAAGATGCAACAATTAACCAACATCTCTTCCTATCCTTCACATACTCATTCAAAGGAATCTCGTTTACACAACTTTATTTTCAAATTGTCGTTACAAGAATTAACATCATCTAGAAAGGTAAAAGGGAAGTAATGGATAAAAAGATGCCAAAAAtcatcaaattaaagatgatacCAACACTTTGACATCAGGGCAAAAGAGCAACTCGGTGAACTAAGCTCCCACTATACGCACGGTATTAGGGGAAGGGCTGGACCACAAGGGTCTATTGTACGTAGCCTTACCTTGTGTCTTTACAAGAGGCTGTTTCCACAGCTTGAACCATTAACCTCCACGTCACATAGAAACAACTTTACCAGATACGTCTAGACTCTCATTCAACACTTAGACATCACTTTAACATAATCATCAGGAAATACGAAAAATCTAGTACTCAATAATCCAATTCTTGAAACTAACAATTTCTTTTAATCATAGTAATCAATTAATTTTGGGTAATCTTAAAcataattgaaattgaaaacaGCAACAGATCTTCCATAATACTTAAAtcaaactacaaaaaaaaaaacattaaccACATAAAACTTTCAAACGAAATTGAAAGAGGATAAAATAGAGATCAACCTTGAGTTTCTGAACAAAAGAATCGAAATTGGAGATGGTGAAGCAGACATGGTGACCTCTGGGCAGATTTTTCGGGTCGGCGATGGCTGACGTGGCACTCCATGGACCTTCGGGAAGCTTCGTAGTCGGGTCTCTCTCGATAAGGTGAAGATAGAAAGATGGTGCCAGCTTCAACCATAtcacatcaaattcaaatcttGGAGCTTCAACTTTCTCAAACCCAAATATCTGCAAACCCATTTTCATCAAACAATCAATTTTACTCTaatttaaacagaaaaatcaTAACCCTGATGTGATTTATGAAACTTAAGTAACGAAAGTTAATGCATTATCAAAACCTCAATGTAAAATTGGGCAAGGCGATTGATATCAGAGGATTCTCGGGAGACGTGATTAAGGCATGTTCCTTGTGCTGccatttttgttctttgtttgTGTTTAGAGAATTCTAGTATGTTGCTAACTTGCTATAGTAAGAGGGAGAGTTGAGCTACTCATTTTTGGGAAAACTACCTTACATATCCTTTCAAATAATTAcgtattttataattaattaaatgtttttatcatatattaatataGATATatctaaatacatatatttttattatgagAATACACTAAAATAAAGAGAGACGCAAGTGAGATAGAAAGGGAAGGGAAAGGAGATAGtcatgtatcccagatacatgtgaatcacattaaatatatatatttgtaagtATCTAGtctgattcacatgtatttgggataccaGATGAATAAAAGAGTGGCGGGCGAGATGGAAGGGAAGTGAGGAGATTTGTCTNaagtgtataggacgaatatatatgtatttgcatgtgtatatacaattttctcttgttttatacaaacagaaacgcaatttatacacttTTGTGTATAacgcgagagaggcgagcacaGAGAGAGTGAGCgagagaggagagtggcgagcgagagtttgagggagagaggCGCTGGCAAACAGTTTGCTATAggacacaattaaatcaaagtgtgattataccatttaatttgaattaatagtttgccatTATGTACAATTTTCCCATGTTTATATGGGAAAACTACCTTACATATCCTTCCAAATAATTAcgtattttataataaattaagtgtttttatcatatattaatataGATATatctaaatacatatatttttattatgagAATACACTAAAATAAAGAGAGACGCAAGTGAGATAGAAAGGGAAGGAAAGGAAGATAGtcatgtatcccagatacatgtgaatcacactaaatacatatatttgtaAGTATCTAGtctgattcacatgtatttgggataccaGATGAATAGAAAAGTGGCGGGCGAGATGAAAGGGAAATGAGGAGATTTGTCTACGTAtctcaaatatatattaatccACTTGAGTacaatgtatttaaaataaattacacctaattttgacatatcccaaaatatatgtatatgaacGTATGTAAATGTATCAAAAtctaataaaatttgtaatgtTATAAATTAgtgtatatttaaataattgacGCCTAAACTAGTAGCATTTCTACAAGTTACCTATTTGTTGGGTTTAATCAAACATGTAGCGTAGGTTATAGCCGTCTGGCTCATATTAAATGAGTTATTGGAGTTTGATACatgtttgagaaaaaataatcaaagttACTTTCCATATCtattatctttttataaattatttttaaaatactttattgaaacatataaaataattaagaatctcattaaataaaaataaatattagaaaaatttcaatgattttctttaattttgaacaattacttattttaaattatgaaaaatatctAACCAATTCAGTTAACATGAACGAGATGGAGTATTcctaatttttctaataaaatggagtagtattatttatatatttatagaaTATAATCTTTACAAAGATTGGCATGAGTGAGAAGTTTATGCATGGATCGGTATTTAAATTTTACCCCTTTTTGTTCTGATCattaatttaatgaaaatttatgaattaaaatacctttttttttatataatttaaatttaatttcctAAGTATAGCTTAGAGATCCCTTTGTCTCTCTTAGCATAAATTCAATAGAAATTAAATTATGCAatataaattgtgtattttttttagaatttattgtaatatttaaaaattaaatctatGTGTTTTTGGACATATGTTCTTTATTTATCCTTCttagaaaataagaagaagaaaaagaagaagatacgTGTCTTATTATTGTTTCTCAAATACATTACACCTTTCTAATACAtagtaaattatattttttataacatAACTTATGAATATTTTGATACGAATATATAAACTAGCTAAATTTGCTATTTTTCTGTTAAATGTTATCTTGTAAATTTTTGGGTACTTTTGTTCCTTTGTAGATAAATAGAACATTGTTTGCCTTGGAAAAAGAATACTTTTTCTCCAACTTTCCGAGATGAAAAGTAAACGAATTTCATCCTAATTAATTTCACTTGCAAGACTTTTTgatcatatttccttttttttaagtatACTAACTAATGTACTCATCTTATTTTATTGACATAATTTAACTAGGCACATAGATGAGGTAAATTTTTCATAATCAGAtcaatttttatcaaaatattgtGTATTATATAAGCATAtcactaaaatttaaattgtatttataaaatttagagagctagtataattttttaactgACCAAAAAAGCaaaattagttctaaaaataattaattgttgtaataaaatactaatatagaaaataattattataaatttataatcagGTCAAATTGTATCAAAACGTTATATCATTATAAAAGTATGttctaaaattcaaattataattattaaatttagaaaattatagTAATATTTCTAAACGAAGTAAAAAGGAATACCGTCCACATAactcaaataaattattagtataatTTATGAGTTACTTGAACGAAGAGTTATTTGAAAATagcatttttatctttttaagtGATGAGTTATTATTACTTATGAATTACTTGAACCGCgacaattttttgaaataacatTTATATCTCGTTAAAATTAACACATAGATCATATCGAAAATAAAATCTCGATCTCCTTGAGGCTTGAAATAAAGATACACCCTATACTTCCAAGAGCCTATTAGAATTCCCATTATTCTTGCCCTATGagtatttttcatttcttgaatttctcaaattctcttaaTGGAATCAATGGACCATTAAGCATCTCTTTATCACAAATCACTGACAGTTTGACAGAATTCATCAGTTCTACACACTTAAACCTCTTTAATCTTGATCATCCACTTTTCAACCTCAAAACCCCTCTTCTCTTCAGCTCTCTGCTGCTGCAGCAAAAACCCATTGTGGGTTTTCTTCGATTTGGCCTAAAGTTCTAACTTTCAAcagtaagtttttcttttgttctctgttttgttttgattttagCCTTTGTGATACCCCTGCTGGTTAAGTGAGTTTTATTTCGAAGTAAATTCAAGATTCACTTTTGTTTTTGGGCACATTTTAACAAAGATCAGAGATTTTAGTTAA
This genomic interval from Solanum stenotomum isolate F172 unplaced genomic scaffold, ASM1918654v1 scaffold10253, whole genome shotgun sequence contains the following:
- the LOC125849735 gene encoding uncharacterized protein LOC125849735 → MAAQGTCLNHVSRESSDINRLAQFYIEIFGFEKVEAPRFEFDVIWLKLAPSFYLHLIERDPTTKLPEGPWSATSAIADPKNLPRGHHVCFTISNFDSFVQKLKEKGIEVHERTQPDGKT